From the genome of Paracoccus seriniphilus, one region includes:
- a CDS encoding YjbH domain-containing protein, whose protein sequence is MRRSLLFRRLMATTLPAAALLGSVSSTAIAEPVAGQNMSTYGLPGGIDTPTAEMLPDGTLGATVSLSDYGRRTNVVFQAMPRLTTVLRYSRVEDVPDYNSPDHIYDRSFDLRFQVIDEDRQGWRPAVAVGLQDFLGTGVYSGEYIVATKNITPRLRASAGLGWGTLAGNPRTIDSTDTGGKPTVEDWFSGSPRPFGSITWQATDKLSLVAEYSNDKYTASYDNGRRVNTFQEGGKAPDSNLNLAAYYRFGNNYEVGLYTIGGNTVGAQFSFALNPRQAPYPSGLEKAPAPVRPRPAPAADPEGWSGNWAQDPTAQPAIQKALADALADEGLLLESMALSANRAEVRIRNQRYIQHAEGIGRTARLMTRALPPSVETLVITSSADGIPTSSVTLRRSDVERLENTEAGQIASVARLTDATPRPGNLVYSEDMHPRFQWHISPYLDLGLFDPDEPLRYEVGAEATVKYELMPGVIFRGTLRQRAFGDMEQRGPGIPASLNGGQRGDHYTAEEYEADPSLETTPEGVPRVRSDTRMYTGNTSPTIPELTLAWYARPTEQVYTRVTAGLLERAYGGVSAEVLWKPVNSPLAFGAEINRVRKRDFDVLFDFRDYETTTGFLSAYYEFGDGFTAQLDVGKYLAGDKGATVSLSREFANGWRVGAYATKTDLSDEEFGEGSFDKGITLSIPVSWATGTPTRDRASTTIRSLSRDGGSRVQVEGRLYDKLRETHAVELYEGWGRFWR, encoded by the coding sequence ATGCGACGCTCTTTGCTATTCCGGCGCCTGATGGCGACGACCCTGCCCGCCGCTGCCCTGCTGGGCTCGGTGAGTTCCACCGCTATCGCCGAACCGGTTGCAGGGCAGAACATGTCGACCTACGGGCTTCCCGGGGGGATCGACACGCCGACTGCAGAAATGCTGCCGGATGGCACGCTGGGGGCCACGGTCTCTCTTTCGGATTATGGTCGGCGCACGAATGTCGTCTTTCAGGCCATGCCCCGCCTGACCACGGTGCTGCGCTATTCCCGCGTCGAAGACGTTCCGGATTACAACAGCCCCGATCACATCTATGACCGCTCTTTCGATTTGCGTTTCCAGGTCATTGACGAGGACAGGCAGGGCTGGCGTCCCGCCGTCGCTGTCGGCCTGCAGGATTTCCTGGGCACGGGGGTCTATTCGGGCGAATATATCGTTGCAACCAAGAACATCACGCCACGGCTGCGGGCCTCGGCAGGGCTGGGCTGGGGCACCCTGGCAGGCAACCCGCGCACGATCGATTCGACCGATACCGGCGGCAAACCGACGGTCGAGGACTGGTTCAGCGGCAGCCCGCGGCCCTTCGGCTCGATCACCTGGCAGGCAACCGACAAGCTCAGCCTCGTCGCCGAGTATTCGAACGACAAATACACCGCCAGCTATGACAATGGCAGGCGCGTCAACACCTTCCAGGAAGGTGGCAAGGCCCCGGACAGCAATCTGAACCTGGCGGCCTATTATCGGTTCGGCAACAACTACGAGGTCGGGCTGTATACGATCGGCGGCAATACCGTCGGGGCGCAATTCTCCTTTGCCCTGAACCCGCGTCAGGCACCCTATCCGTCGGGTCTGGAAAAGGCCCCTGCCCCTGTGCGCCCGCGCCCTGCCCCTGCCGCTGATCCGGAAGGCTGGTCGGGCAATTGGGCACAGGATCCGACCGCACAACCCGCCATTCAGAAGGCGCTGGCAGACGCCCTGGCCGACGAGGGGCTGCTGCTGGAATCCATGGCCCTGTCGGCGAACCGGGCCGAGGTCCGCATTCGCAACCAGCGCTATATCCAGCACGCCGAGGGCATCGGTCGCACCGCCCGCCTGATGACACGCGCCCTGCCGCCTTCGGTCGAAACGCTGGTGATCACCTCTTCGGCAGATGGCATCCCCACATCATCCGTGACGCTGCGCCGCTCGGATGTCGAACGGCTGGAAAATACCGAGGCCGGCCAGATCGCCTCGGTCGCCAGGCTGACCGACGCCACCCCGCGACCCGGAAATCTGGTGTATTCCGAGGATATGCACCCGCGTTTCCAATGGCATATCAGCCCCTATCTGGATCTGGGCCTTTTCGATCCCGATGAACCACTGCGCTACGAAGTTGGTGCCGAAGCCACGGTCAAATACGAACTGATGCCCGGCGTGATCTTCCGCGGCACCCTGCGCCAGCGCGCCTTTGGCGACATGGAACAGCGTGGACCCGGCATCCCCGCCTCGCTGAATGGCGGTCAGCGCGGTGATCACTATACGGCCGAGGAGTATGAGGCGGACCCAAGCCTGGAAACCACGCCCGAGGGCGTGCCGCGGGTCCGGTCGGATACGCGCATGTATACCGGGAACACCTCGCCCACGATCCCCGAACTGACCCTGGCCTGGTATGCCCGACCGACGGAACAGGTCTATACCCGCGTAACTGCGGGTCTGCTTGAGCGCGCCTATGGCGGGGTTTCGGCGGAAGTCCTTTGGAAACCGGTCAACTCGCCCCTGGCCTTCGGTGCCGAGATCAACCGGGTGCGCAAACGCGATTTCGACGTGCTGTTCGATTTCCGCGACTATGAAACGACCACCGGCTTCCTGTCCGCCTATTACGAGTTCGGTGACGGCTTCACCGCGCAGCTGGATGTCGGCAAATATCTGGCCGGCGACAAAGGTGCCACGGTGTCGCTGTCGCGCGAGTTCGCCAACGGCTGGCGAGTGGGCGCCTATGCCACCAAGACCGATCTGAGCGACGAGGAATTCGGCGAGGGGTCCTTCGACAAGGGGATCACCCTGTCGATCCCGGTCAGTTGGGCAACCGGAACACCGACGCGCGACCGAGCCAGCACCACCATCCGCTCGCTGTCGCGCGATGGCGGGTCGCGCGTCCAGGTGGAAGGCCGCCTTTACGACAAGCTGCGCGAGACCCATGCGGTCGAACTTTATGAAGGCTGGGGGAGGTTCTGGCGATGA